A single Xylella taiwanensis DNA region contains:
- the tgt gene encoding tRNA guanosine(34) transglycosylase Tgt → MSLLQFQLQATDGAARRGQLSFPCGTVQTPAFMPVGTYGAVKGVLPRQLCDLGAEIILGNTFHLFLRPGLEVIADHGGLRGFMRWDGPILTDSGGFQVFSLAHRRKITEQGVTFAAPTDGAQVFLGPEESMRIQKVLNSDVVMIFDECTPYPATEDVARCSMELSLRWAQRSRDAHDALGNDAALFGIVQGGVHPDLRGRSLDGLQAIGFDGYAIGGLAVGEPECERNAILEYLHPRLPAHRPRYLMGVGRPEDLVESVARGVDMFDCVMPTRHARNGHYFTGFGTVRIRNACYARDLDPIESGCGCPTCVGGYTRAYLRHLDRCNEMLASMLGTLHNLWYYEKLMADMRAAIAAGAFLAFRRSFYAARGLEPPPLSDRC, encoded by the coding sequence ATGTCTCTATTGCAGTTTCAGCTTCAGGCGACCGATGGTGCTGCCCGTCGTGGTCAATTGAGTTTCCCATGCGGTACCGTGCAAACTCCCGCGTTCATGCCGGTTGGAACGTATGGTGCTGTGAAGGGGGTGTTACCGAGGCAGCTTTGTGATTTGGGTGCGGAAATCATCCTTGGTAACACTTTCCACTTGTTCTTGCGTCCAGGTCTTGAGGTGATTGCCGATCATGGTGGTCTGCGCGGTTTCATGCGCTGGGATGGGCCGATTTTGACGGATTCTGGTGGTTTTCAGGTGTTTTCGTTGGCGCACCGGCGCAAGATCACTGAGCAAGGCGTGACCTTTGCTGCACCGACTGATGGTGCTCAGGTGTTTCTTGGACCTGAGGAAAGCATGAGAATCCAGAAGGTGCTGAACTCGGATGTCGTGATGATTTTCGACGAATGTACGCCTTACCCGGCCACTGAAGATGTGGCACGTTGTTCGATGGAGTTGAGCCTGCGGTGGGCACAGCGCTCACGCGATGCCCATGATGCGTTGGGCAATGACGCGGCTCTGTTTGGTATCGTTCAAGGTGGTGTGCATCCTGACCTGCGTGGCCGCTCCCTGGACGGTTTGCAGGCGATCGGTTTCGATGGCTACGCGATTGGTGGTTTGGCTGTTGGTGAACCGGAATGCGAGCGCAATGCGATCCTTGAGTATCTGCACCCGCGTCTGCCGGCGCATCGGCCACGTTATTTAATGGGTGTGGGTCGGCCGGAGGATCTGGTCGAGAGTGTGGCGCGTGGTGTGGATATGTTCGATTGTGTGATGCCAACCCGCCATGCGCGTAATGGGCATTACTTTACTGGGTTCGGTACGGTAAGGATCCGTAATGCTTGCTATGCGAGGGATTTGGACCCAATTGAATCGGGTTGTGGTTGTCCGACTTGTGTTGGTGGCTATACTCGCGCTTACTTGCGCCATTTGGACCGCTGTAACGAGATGCTGGCGTCGATGCTTGGTACCTTGCATAACCTTTGGTACTACGAAAAATTGATGGCCGATATGCGTGCGGCGATCGCAGCGGGAGCTTTCCTGGCATTCCGGCGTTCTTTCTATGCGGCGCGTGGTCTCGAGCCGCCGCCGCTGTCTGACCGTTGTTAG
- the yajC gene encoding preprotein translocase subunit YajC: protein MNLLDFFIPVAQAQSAAPAGASPGGGIQMFLLPVILIAVMYFSMIRPQMKRQKEYKSMMEHLGRGDEVITSGGIAGTVSEIGEDFVTVEIAENVRVRVQKSAIAKVLPKGSLQSAK from the coding sequence ATGAACTTGCTTGATTTCTTCATTCCTGTTGCTCAGGCTCAGAGTGCGGCGCCGGCCGGTGCTTCACCCGGCGGGGGAATACAGATGTTTCTCTTGCCGGTCATTCTGATTGCGGTCATGTACTTTTCTATGATCCGTCCGCAGATGAAACGTCAGAAGGAGTACAAGTCCATGATGGAGCATCTCGGACGCGGCGATGAGGTGATCACTTCTGGGGGCATTGCTGGTACGGTGTCTGAGATTGGCGAGGATTTTGTGACTGTAGAGATCGCCGAGAACGTGCGTGTGCGTGTGCAAAAGAGTGCCATTGCTAAAGTGTTGCCCAAAGGCTCGTTGCAGTCGGCAAAATGA